The DNA region GGATGGCTTCACGGACCGACGCTGAGGCGACGACCGAGCAGCCCCGCGTCCCGCTGAGCCGGAGACGGGTGTTGCGCGCCGCCGTCGACGTCGCCGACCGCGGAGGGCTCGATGCGCTGACGATGCGCCGGCTCGCACAGGAGCTCGGCGTCGAGGCGATGTCGCTGTACCACCACGTGGCCAACAAGGATGCGATCCTCGATGGCGTCATCGATGTCGTCGCCGGCGAGATCCTTGAGGCGGTGGACAGGGTTGATGCGCCAGCGCCCGAGGACGACTGGCAGACGGCGATGCGCTCGCGGATCCTCGCCGCCCGCGAGGTCCTCCTCCGGCACCCGTGGGCGCCCCGCCTGCTCGAGACACGGACGATGAACCCGGCGATCGTCGGCTACTTCGATGGCGTGCTCGGGATCCTCCGGGCCGGAGGGTTCTCCTACGACCTCGCACACCACGCGCTGCATGCCCTGGGCAGTCGCGCTCTCGGGTTCACGCAGGAGCTGTTCGAACCCGACGACCCTGAGGCTGCGGACGCGGACGCCACCGCGATGATGGCGCAGATGGCTGACCAGTTCCCGCACCTCGTCGGGATGCTGGCCGAGGTAGCACACGACGACCCGGACACGACCCTGGGCTGGTGCGACGATCAGTTCGAGTTCGAGTTCGGGCTCGACCTGATCCTCGACGGGCTGGAGCAGCGGCGCGCGGACGCCTGAGGCGCCGCTGACGGCCCGCCATCCCACGCCGGATCCGGCGAGATCTTTCATGCGGCCCTTGACAGCCTTACGCGGTATGACTACCTTACGACGTACGACGACCTTACGTCGTACGGACCCAGGGACTGAACGCAGGAGCGAGCATGCGAACATTGATCACACCGTCGGACCCGTCGGGCCGAACGATGGTGGAGGCGCACGGCCTGGTCAAGCGGTACGGCGACGTGGTCGCCCTGGCCGGCCTCGACCTGGCGGTCGCTGAGGGGACGGTGCTCGGGCTCCTCGGCCCCAACGGCGCCGGCAAGACGACGGCAGTGTCCATCCTGACCACCCTGCTCGGGGCGGACGGCGGGCGCGCCACAGTGGCGGGACACGATGTGGCCAGCGCCCCCGACGAGGTGCGCAGCCGCATCGGGCTGTCGGGCCAGTACGCAGCGGTCGACGAGCACCTCACGGGCTTTGAGAACCTTGACATGATCGGGCGGCTGTACCAGTTGGGAGCGAGGCGAGCGAGGACACGCGCACGGGAGCTGCTGGAGCGGTTCTCGCTGACCGAGACGGCGAACCGGCGGGTGAGCACCTACTCCGGCGGGATGCGCCGGCGCCTCGACCTCGCGGGCGCCCTCGTGGCGGAGGCCCCGGTGCTCTTCCTCGACGAACCCACGACCGGTCTGGACCCCCGTAGCCGCGCCGAGCTGTGGACGACCATCGGCGACCTGGTGGCGCGCGGCTGCAGCGTGCTGCTGACCACCCAGTACATGGAGGAGGCTGAGCGGCTGGCCGACGACATCGTGGTGATCGACCACGGGCGGGAGATCGCACACGGCACCGCGGACCAGCTCAAGTCGATGGTTGGCGGTGACCGGATCGAGGTCACCCTGGAGCACGGGTCGAGCGTCGACGACGCCCGCCGCGTGCTTGCCGGCCTGGCGGTGGGCGAGGTCCACGTCGACGGCTGGTCGGCGACGGCCCCCTTGGCGGGCGGGGCCGAGATGCTCACCGCGGCGCTGCGCGCATTCGACGCGGAGGGCATCGGACTGCGGAACGTCGGGCTGCGCCGACCGACGCTCGACGACGTGTTCCTGGCGCTCACCGGACGGGCGACCGACGGCGGAACCGACCCGACCGCGCAGACCATGGTCCCCGCGATGGCGCAGGAGGCGGCGTGATGGCCCGACCAACGCAGATCCTGACCGACGGCGTGACCGTCGCTCGGCGGAACCTCATCAAGGTCATCCGCGTGCCCGAGATCCTGTTCAGCGTGCTGGTCACGCCGCTGATGATGGTCGTGATGTTCGCGTACGTCTTCGGCAGCTCGATCGACATCCCGGGCGGCAGCTACAGGGAGTTCCTCATCGGCGGCACCTTCGCGCTGACGCTGACGTTCGGCGCGACGTTCACCGGCGCCGGGCTGGCGGAGGACATGCGCAACGGCATCATCGACCGGTTCCGCTCCCTTCCGATGTCCCGGGCCGCCGTCGTCGTGGGTCGGACCGCGAGCGACATGGTCTACAACGCCCTGTCACTGGTCGTCATGACGGTCGCAGGGCTGTTGGTGGGATGGAGGATCCACGACGGGATGGGCAACGCCCTGCTGGCGTTCGGCCTGCTGCTGCTCTTCGCCTACGCGATCTCGTGGGTGATGGCCTGGGTGGGCCTCCTCGTGCCCAGCCCCGAGGTGGTCAGCAACGCGTCGTCCATGGTGATCTTCCCGCTGACGTTCATCGCGAACACCTTCGCCCCCTCGCAGAACTTCCCAACGCCGTTGCGCGTCTTCGCCGAGTGGAACCCCGTGTCGGCGGTCACACAGGCCGCCCGCGAGCTGTTCGGCAACATCCCGCCGGGGACCCCTGAACCATCCACCTGGCCGCTCCAGCACCCAGTGCCCTACACGCTGGCCTGGGTCGTGATCATCATCGCCGTGTTCGCTCCACTGGCGGTCCGGCGCTACCAACAAGCGAGGTGACGCCATGAAAGCGATCGTGTTCGAACGCTACGGATCCGCGGACGTCCTGGGACTGCAGGATGTCGAGACCCCGGACGTCGGCGACGACGGTGTGCTGGTCCAGGTGCGAGCCGCGGCCGTCAACCCCTACGACTGGCACTTCAT from Euzebyales bacterium includes:
- a CDS encoding TetR/AcrR family transcriptional regulator C-terminal domain-containing protein, giving the protein MASRTDAEATTEQPRVPLSRRRVLRAAVDVADRGGLDALTMRRLAQELGVEAMSLYHHVANKDAILDGVIDVVAGEILEAVDRVDAPAPEDDWQTAMRSRILAAREVLLRHPWAPRLLETRTMNPAIVGYFDGVLGILRAGGFSYDLAHHALHALGSRALGFTQELFEPDDPEAADADATAMMAQMADQFPHLVGMLAEVAHDDPDTTLGWCDDQFEFEFGLDLILDGLEQRRADA
- a CDS encoding ABC transporter permease, with the protein product MARPTQILTDGVTVARRNLIKVIRVPEILFSVLVTPLMMVVMFAYVFGSSIDIPGGSYREFLIGGTFALTLTFGATFTGAGLAEDMRNGIIDRFRSLPMSRAAVVVGRTASDMVYNALSLVVMTVAGLLVGWRIHDGMGNALLAFGLLLLFAYAISWVMAWVGLLVPSPEVVSNASSMVIFPLTFIANTFAPSQNFPTPLRVFAEWNPVSAVTQAARELFGNIPPGTPEPSTWPLQHPVPYTLAWVVIIIAVFAPLAVRRYQQAR
- a CDS encoding ATP-binding cassette domain-containing protein; the encoded protein is MRTLITPSDPSGRTMVEAHGLVKRYGDVVALAGLDLAVAEGTVLGLLGPNGAGKTTAVSILTTLLGADGGRATVAGHDVASAPDEVRSRIGLSGQYAAVDEHLTGFENLDMIGRLYQLGARRARTRARELLERFSLTETANRRVSTYSGGMRRRLDLAGALVAEAPVLFLDEPTTGLDPRSRAELWTTIGDLVARGCSVLLTTQYMEEAERLADDIVVIDHGREIAHGTADQLKSMVGGDRIEVTLEHGSSVDDARRVLAGLAVGEVHVDGWSATAPLAGGAEMLTAALRAFDAEGIGLRNVGLRRPTLDDVFLALTGRATDGGTDPTAQTMVPAMAQEAA